In Gouania willdenowi unplaced genomic scaffold, fGouWil2.1 scaffold_119_arrow_ctg1, whole genome shotgun sequence, one DNA window encodes the following:
- the LOC114458437 gene encoding coatomer subunit alpha-like: MLTKFETKSARVKGLSFHPKRPWVLASLHNGVIQLWDYRMCTLIDKFDEHDGPVRGIDFHKQQPLFVSGGDDYKIKVWNYKLRRCLFTLLGHLDYIRTTFFHHEYPWILSASDDQTIRIWNWQSRTCVCVLTGHNHYVMCAQFHPSEDLVVSASLDQTVRVWDISGLRKKNLSPGAVETEVRGISGVDLFGASDAVVKHVLEGHDRGVNWAAFHPNLPLIVSGADDRQVKIWRMNDSKAWELDTCRGHYNNVSCAVFHPRQELILSNSEDKSIRVWDMSKRTGVQTFRRDHDRFWVLGAHPNLNLFAAGHDSGMIVFKLERERPAYAVHGNMLYYVKDRYLRQLDFISSKDTAIMQLRSGSKFPVFSMSYNPAENAVLLCNRATNLENSTYDLYSIPKESDSQNPDAPEGKRSSGLTTVWVARNRFAVLDRMHSLLIKNLKNEIVKKVPVQSCEEIFYAGTGSLLLRDADGVTLFDVQQKRSLATVKIAKVKYVVWSADTSHVALLAKHAIMICNRKLESLCNIHENIRVKSGAWDESGVFIYTTSNHIKYALISGDHGIIRTLDLPIYVTRVRGNNVYCLDRDCRPRVLTIDPTEYRFKLALVNRKYDEVLHMVRNAKLVGQSIIAYLQKKGYPEVALHFVKDEKTRFSLALECGNIEVALEAAKALDERSCWERLGEAALLQGYHQVVEMCYQRTKNFDKLTFLYLLTGNLAKLRKMMKIAEIRKDMSGHYQAALYLGDVSEMVRILKNCGQKSLAYLTAATHGLDEEAEALKETFDPEKETVPEVDPNAQLLQPPPPINPLDTNWPLLTVSKGFFEGAIASKGKASQMAADVDMDAAGGEGWGDDAELQLDEDGFMDAREGLGDDGLGKEERGGWEVEEDLDLPPELDVPGGAGGGAEDGFFVPPTKGMSPTQMWCNNSQLPVDHILAGSFETAMRLLHDQVGVVNFSPYKSLFMQTLSRGSTCYLGLPSLPCLRGHPQRNWKDCGAKQGLPAVGLRLSDLISRLQQCYQLTTAGRFEEAVERFRTILLSVPLLVVDNKQEIAEAQQLITICREYIVGLTMETERKKLPKDTLEQQKRLCEMAAYFTHCNLQPVHMMLVLRTALNLFFKLGNFKTAASFARRLLELGPKPDVAQQTRKILAACEKTLTDAHQLNYDPHNPFDLCAASFVPLYRGRPVEKCPLSGACYCPPYKGQVCRVTQVTEIGKDVIGLRVSPLQFR, translated from the exons GGCTGAGTTTTCATCCCAAAAGGCCTTGGGTTCTCGCTAGTTTACACAATGGCGTTATCCAGCTGTGGGACTACCGGATGTGCACGCTGATCGATAAATTCGACGAGCATGATG GCCCTGTTAGAGGAATCGACTTCCACAAACAGCAGCCTCTGTTTGTCTCTGGAGGAGATGACTACAAAATCAAG GTGTGGAATTACAAGCTCAGACGTTGCCTCTTCACACTCCTGGGTCATCTGGACTACATCAGGACCACCTTTTTCCATCAT GAGTATCCCTGGATCCTGAGTGCCTCAGATGACCAGACCATCCGCATCTGGAACTGGCAATCCAGGACCTGCGTCTG CGTGCTGACCGGCCATAACCATTACGTGATGTGTGCCCAGTTCCACCCATCTGAAGACTTGGTTGTTTCCGCTAGTCTGGATCAGACCGTGCGCGTGTGGGATATCTCCG GTCTGAGGAAGAAGAACTTGTCACCGGGTGCTGTAGAGACAGAAGTGCGAGGCATTTCTGGTGTTGATTTGTTTGGAGCTTCAGATGCGGTCGTAAAGCATGTTCTTGAG GGTCACGATCGTGGGGTTAACTGGGCAGCCTTCCATCCCAATCTGCCCCTCATCGTGTCTGGAGCTGACGACAGGCAGGTCAAGATCTGGAGAATGAACG ACTCTAAAGCTTGGGAGCTGGACACGTGCCGCGGTCACTACAACAACGTGTCATGTGCCGTGTTCCACCCTCGTCAGGAACTCATTCTGTCCAACTCTGAGGACAAGAGCATCAGGGTGTGGGACATGTCCAAGAGGACCGGGGTGCAGACCTTCAGACGGGATCACGATCGGTTCTGGGTTCTAGGGGCTCATCCCAATCTCAACCTGTTTGCTGCTG GTCACGACAGCGGCATGATCGTGTTCAAGCTGGAGCGTGAGCGTCCTGCATACGCCGTGCACGGCAACATGCTTTATTACGTGAAAGATCGCTACCTTAGACAGCTTGACTTCATCAGCAGCAAGGACACTGCTATCATGCAGCTGCGCAG TGGTTCAAAGTTCCCAGTGTTCAGCATGTCTTACAACCCAGCTGAGAATGCTGTGTTGCTCTGCAAT AGAGCGACAAACTTGGAGAACAGCACATATGACTTGTACTCCATCCCCAAAGAAAGTGACTCCCAGAACCCCGATG CACCTGAAGGGAAAAGATCCTCAGGCCTGACTACAGTCTGGGTGGCCAGGAACCGGTTTGCTGTCCTGGACCGCATGCATTCA CTTCTCATCAAAAACCTGAAGAACGAAATAGTGAAGAAGGTGCCGGTGCAGAGCTGTGAGGAAATCTTCTACGCTGGAACCGGCTCCTTGTTGCTGCGCGATGCTGACGGTGTCACGCTGTTTGACGTCCAGCAGAAACGCTCACTGGCCACCGTTAAGATCGCCAAGGTCAAGTATGTGGTCTGGAGTGCGGACACCAGCCACGTGGCTCTGCTGGCTAAACATG CCATTATGATCTGCAACCGTAAGCTGGAGAGTCTGTGCAACATTCACGAGAACATCCGGGTGAAGAGTGGAGCCTGGGATGAAAGCGGTGTTTTTATCTACACCACGTCCAACCACATCAAATACGCCCTCATCTCTGG AGATCATGGCATCATCAGGACTCTGGACCTGCCCATTTATGTGACTCGCGTGAGGGGAAACAACGTCTACTGCCTGGACAGGGACTGCAGACCCCGCGTGCTCACCATCGATCCAACAGAATACCGTTTCAAACTGGCCCTGGTTAATCGCAAATATGATGAG GTACTCCACATGGTGAGAAACGCCAAGCTGGTGGGTCAGTCCATCATTGCCTACCTGCAGAAGAAAGGCTACCCTGAGGTGGCTCTGCACTTTGTCAAAGATGAGAAGACCCGCTTCAGTTTGGCTCTGGAATGTGGAAACATCGAG GTTGCACTGGAGGCAGCCAAAGCTTTGGACGAGCGCAGCTGCTGGGAGCGCCTTGGTGAGGCCGCGCTGCTCCAGGGCTACCACCAGGTGGTGGAAATGTGCTACCAGAGAACCAAGAACTTTGACAAGCTAACGTTCCTCTACCTCCTCACCGGCAACTTGGCCAAGCTCCGCAAGATGATGAAGATTG CTGAGATCAGGAAGGACATGAGTGGTCACTACCAGGCGGCGCTTTACCTGGGCGATGTCAGCGAGATGGTTCGGATCTTGAAGAACTGTGGACaga agtCACTGGCTTACCTGACGGCGGCCACACATGGGCTGGATGAGGAGGCTGAGGCTCTGAAAGAGACTTTTGACCCAGAAAAAGAAACG GTGCCAGAGGTGGACCCCAATGCTCAGCTACTGCAGCCCCCTCCACCCATCAACCCTCTGGACACCAACTGGCCTCTGCTCACTGTGTCTAAAGGCTTCTTTGAAGGAGCCATTGCTTCAAAGG GGAAAGCCAGTCAGATGGCTGCTGATGTGGATATGGATGCTGCAGGAGGAGAGGGATGGGGAGATGATGCTGAACTCCAGCTGGATGAAG ATGGCTTTATGGATGCCCGGGAGGGATTGGGAGATGATGGTTTAGGTAAAGAAGAAAGAGGAGGATGGGAAGTGGAAGAAGACCTGGACCTTCCTCCAGAGTTG GATGTTCCAGGTGGTGCaggtggaggagcagaggaCGGCTTCTTCGTTCCACCCACCAAAGGCATGAGTCCCACCCAGATGTGGTGCAACAACTCCCAGCTGCCAGTGGACCACATTCTGGCCGGCTCCTTTGAAACAGCCATGAGA CTTCTTCACGACCAGGTCGGGGTGGTGAACTTCAGCCCCTACAAGTCTCTGTTCATGCAAACCCTGTCCAGAGGCAGCACCTGTTACCTGGGACTCCCCTCACTGCCCTGTCTGCGCGGCCATCCTCAGAGGAACTGGAAG GACTGTGGAGCTAAGCAGGGTCTGCCTGCTGTGGGCCTACGCCTCTCCGACCTCATCTCCCGCCTGCAGCAGTGCTACCAGCTGACCACCGCAGGGCGCTTTGAAGAAGCCGTTGAGCGTTTCCGAACCATTTTGCTGTCGGTTCCTCTTCTGGTGGTGGATAACAAGCAAGAGATTGCAGAG gcccAGCAGCTGATCACTATCTGTCGAGAATACATCGTGGGTCTGACGATGGAGACTGAGAGGAAGAAGTTGCCTAAAGACACGTTGGAGCAGCAGAAGAGGCTTTGTGAG ATGGCTGCGTATTTCACCCACTGTAACCTGCAGCCGGTCCACATGATGCTGGTTCTGCGCACGGCTCTGAACCTCTTCTTCAAACTGGGCAATTTTAAGACGGCCGCTAGCTTCGCACGTCGCCTCCTCGAGCTGGGACCTAAACCAGATGTTGCACAGCAG ACACGCAAGATCTTAGCAGCCTGTGAGAAGACCTTGACCGACGCCCACCAACTAAACTATGACCCACACAATCCATTCGACTTATGCGCCGCCTCTTTTGTTCCGCTTTATCGTGGACGTCCCGTTGAGAAGTGCCCTCTGTCTGGAGCCTGCTACTGCCCACCTTACAAGGGCCAAGTCTGCAGAGTCACACAG GTGACAGAGATCGGTAAGGATGTGATCGGCCTGCGTGTGAGTCCACTACAGTTCCGTTGA
- the LOC114458470 gene encoding CD276 antigen-like, with amino-acid sequence MKFWIKVVQLCFLYVYAAEGFPEINVCCVYGSNCTLSCSFRQETDDLYWYYITRTRHVNVHSFYKNRDQLDDQDPSFNGRTSLVEDQVTGRKTALMLKKVKVQDEGKYKCFVSNRYGYQPIYVVLQVYAPVQTVDMVTSGNSITCSSEGIYPKPELTWSSSPQSNNTVQQTEEKLYNISSSMKLSDMDGDQLNCTVSTRFNNFTSTWMKPSEEHSSSTRSHVFLLVSLISGVAAVMVLICLLKQRKEKLRDKKTKGFRDESICDPESPDSSLHSNDVLIVDKVSDSTTASSSS; translated from the exons ATGAAGTTCTGGATCAAAGTTGTGCAGCTCTGCTTTCTGTACGTCTATGCAGCAGAGG GTTTTCCAGAGATCAACGTCTGCTGTGTTTACGGAAGCAACTGCACCTTATCGTGTAGCTTCAGACAGGAAACAGATGATCTCTACTGGTATTATATAACAAGGACAAGACATGTCAATGTCCACTCATTTTATAAGAACAGAGACCAGCTTGACGATCAGGATCCTAGTTTTAATGGTCGGACTTCACTGGTTGAGGATCAGGTCACTGGGAGGAAGACAGCACTGATGTTGAAGAAGGTGAAGGTTCAGGATGAaggaaaatacaaatgtttcGTCAGTAATCGCTATGGATATCAGCCCATTTATGTGGTCCTGCAGGTGTACG CTCCAGTCCAAACAGTGGACATGGTGACATCAGGAAACAGCATCACCTGCAGCTCAGAGGGAATCTACCCTAAGCCTGAGCTCACCTGGTCCTCCAGCCCTCAGTCCAACAACACAGTCCAGCAGACTGAGGAGAAGCTCTACAACATCTCCAGCTCTATGAAGCTCTCTGACATGGATGGAGATCAGCTCAACTGCACCGTCAGCACTCGGTTCAACAATTTCACGTCCACTTGGATGAAACCCAGTGAGGAGCACAGCAGCA GTACGAGGTCACACGTTTTCCTCTTGGTGTCACTGATATCAGGTGTAGCAGCTGTTATGGTACTGATCTGTCTGTTGAAGCAACGAAAag AAAAACTAAGAGACAAGAAAACCAAAGGATTTAGAGATGAATCCATTTGTGATCCAGAAAGCCCAGACAGTTCCCTTCATTCTAATGATGTCCTGATTGTGGACAAAGTGTCAGACAGTACAACAGCTTCCAGCAGCTCCTGA
- the LOC114458457 gene encoding CD276 antigen-like has protein sequence MKFWIKVVQLCFLYVYAAEGFTEINVCCVYGSNCTLSCSFRQETDDLYWSYITKTGQVNVHSFYKNRDQLDHQDPRFNGRTSLVEDQVTGRKTALMLKKVKVQDEGTYKCFVSNRYGYQLIYVVLQVYAPVQTVDMVTSGNSITCSSEGIYPKPELTWSSSPQSNKTVQQTEEKLYNISSSMKLSDMDGDQLNCTVSTRFNNFTSTWMKPSEEHSSSTRSHVFLLVSLISGVAAVIVLICLWKQRKEKLRDKKTKEFRDESICDPESLIVDKVSDSTTASSSS, from the exons ATGAAGTTCTGGATCAAAGTTGTGCAGCTCTGCTTCCTGTACGTCTATGCAGCAGAGG GTTTTACAGAGATCAACGTCTGCTGTGTTTACGGAAGCAACTGCACCTTATCGTGTAGCTTCAGACAGGAAACAGATGATCTCTACTGGTCTTATATAACAAAGACAGGACAAGTCAATGTCCACTCATTTTATAAGAACAGAGACCAGCTTGACCATCAGGATCCTCGTTTTAATGGTCGGACTTCACTGGTTGAGGATCAGGTCACTGGGAGGAAGACAGCACTGATGTTGAAGAAGGTGAAGGTTCAGGATGAAGGAACATACAAATGTTTCGTCAGTAATCGCTATGGATATCAGCTTATTTATGTGGTCCTGCAGGTGTACG CTCCAGTCCAAACAGTGGACATGGTGACATCAGGAAACAGCATCACCTGCAGCTCAGAGGGAATCTACCCTAAACCTGAGCTCACCTGGTCCTCCAGCCCTCAGTCCAACAAAACAGTCCAGCAGACTGAGGAGAAGCTCTACAACATCTCCAGCTCTATGAAGCTCTCTGACATGGATGGAGATCAGCTCAACTGCACCGTCAGCACTCGGTTCAACAATTTCACGTCCACTTGGATGAAACCCAGTGAGGAGCACAGCAGCA GTACGAGGTCACATGTTTTCCTCTTGGTGTCACTGATATCAGGTGTAGCAGCTGTTATTGTACTGATCTGTCTGTGGAAGCAACGAAAag AAAAACTAAGAGACAAGAAAACCAAAGAATTTAGAGATGAATCCATTTGTGATCCAGAAAGCCTGATTGTGGACAAAGTGTCAGACAGTACAACAGCTTCCAGCAGCTCCTGA